One genomic segment of Pseudomonas sp. p1(2021b) includes these proteins:
- a CDS encoding NCS1 family nucleobase:cation symporter-1, which yields MSTSLNLAPELSVASTNPTSTPVAGDLPDLELSPRLHNRDLAPTRSEGRRWGRYSIFALWTNDVHNIANYSFAMGLFALGLGGWQILLSLAIGAALVYFFMNLSGYMGQKTGVPFPVISRIAFGIHGAQIPALIRAVIAIAWFGIQTYLASVVLRVLLTAIWPQLATHDQDSILGLSSLGWVCFVAIWLVQLVILAYGMEMVRRYEAFAGPVILLTVASLAGWMYFQADARIAWSVAEPLTGYEMWRNIFAGGALWLAIYGTLVLNFCDFARSSPCRKTIRVGNFWGLPVNILVFATITAVLCGAQFQINGQVIDSPTQIVANIPSTPFLVLGCLAFLIVTVAVNIMANFVAPAFVLSNLAPRHLNFRRAGLISATLAVLILPWNLYNSPLVIVYFLSGLGALLGPLYGVIMADYWLLRKGQVNVPQLYSENPAGAYFYTRGINLRAVAAFLPTALLAIVLALVPNFHSVAPFSWLIGAGTAAALYLLLAPRNRQYLDVSGEAIAVDHSSH from the coding sequence ATGAGTACCAGCCTCAACCTTGCCCCTGAACTATCCGTTGCCAGCACCAACCCCACCTCCACGCCAGTCGCCGGTGATCTACCGGACCTCGAACTCAGCCCACGCCTGCATAACCGCGACCTGGCCCCGACCCGCAGCGAAGGCCGGCGCTGGGGGCGCTACAGCATCTTCGCGCTGTGGACCAACGACGTGCACAACATCGCCAACTATTCATTCGCCATGGGGCTGTTCGCCCTCGGCCTGGGTGGCTGGCAGATCCTGCTGTCCTTGGCCATTGGCGCGGCACTGGTGTATTTCTTCATGAACCTGTCCGGCTACATGGGGCAGAAGACCGGCGTACCCTTCCCGGTGATCAGCCGCATCGCGTTCGGGATCCATGGCGCACAGATCCCAGCCCTGATCCGCGCGGTCATCGCCATCGCCTGGTTCGGCATCCAGACTTACCTGGCCTCGGTGGTATTGCGGGTCTTGCTCACGGCGATATGGCCGCAGCTGGCCACCCATGACCAGGACAGCATCCTCGGCCTGTCGAGCCTGGGTTGGGTGTGCTTCGTGGCGATCTGGCTGGTGCAGCTGGTGATCCTGGCCTACGGCATGGAGATGGTGCGCCGCTACGAAGCCTTCGCCGGCCCGGTGATCCTGCTGACCGTGGCAAGCCTTGCGGGCTGGATGTACTTCCAGGCCGATGCGCGCATCGCCTGGTCGGTGGCCGAGCCGCTGACCGGCTACGAGATGTGGCGCAACATCTTCGCTGGCGGCGCCCTGTGGCTGGCGATCTACGGCACGCTGGTGCTGAACTTCTGTGACTTCGCCCGCTCCTCGCCCTGCCGCAAGACCATTCGCGTGGGCAACTTCTGGGGTCTACCGGTGAACATCCTGGTGTTCGCGACCATCACCGCGGTGCTGTGCGGTGCACAGTTCCAGATCAACGGCCAGGTGATCGACAGCCCCACCCAGATCGTCGCCAATATTCCCAGCACGCCGTTCCTGGTCCTGGGTTGCCTGGCGTTCCTGATCGTCACCGTGGCGGTGAACATCATGGCCAACTTCGTCGCCCCGGCCTTCGTGCTGAGCAACCTGGCGCCACGCCACCTGAACTTCCGTCGCGCGGGGCTGATCAGCGCGACCCTGGCAGTGCTGATCCTGCCTTGGAACCTGTACAACAGCCCGCTGGTGATCGTCTACTTCCTGTCTGGCCTGGGGGCCCTGCTCGGCCCGCTGTACGGTGTGATCATGGCCGACTACTGGTTGCTGCGCAAAGGCCAGGTCAACGTCCCGCAGCTGTACAGCGAGAACCCGGCCGGCGCCTATTTCTACACCCGAGGCATCAACCTGCGCGCTGTCGCCGCCTTCCTGCCCACCGCGCTGCTGGCCATCGTCCTGGCCCTGGTGCCCAACTTCCACAGCGTCGCGCCGTTCTCCTGGCTGATCGGCGCCGGCACCGCCGCCGCCCTGTACCTGCTGCTCGCGCCGCGCAACCGCCAATACCTCGACGTCAGCGGCGAAGCCATCGCCGTCGACCACAGCAGCCATTGA